A stretch of the Paenibacillus sp. JQZ6Y-1 genome encodes the following:
- the secA gene encoding preprotein translocase subunit SecA, translating into MLGLVKKIFGDSNDRDVKRIMKTVDIINNMEAEFEALSHEELQGKTAEFRERLEKGETLEQLLPEAFATVREASKRQLGMRHFDVQLIGGIALHEGRIAEMKTGEGKTLVGTLPVYLNALEAKGAHVVTVNDYLAQRDSLQMGRIYNYLGMTVGINLSGMKHEEKQAAYACDITYGTNNEFGFDYLRDNMVLYKEQMVQRPLHFCIIDEIDSILIDEARTPLIISGQAQKSTELYFAADRFVKSLKAEDDYTVDIKVKSVALTEAGVEKAENFFGVENLYDNKNVTINHHVVQALKANVIMHRDVDYVESEGEVLIVDEFTGRLMAGRRYSDGLHQAIEAKENLKVQNESMTLATITFQNYFRMYRKLAGMTGTAKTEEEEFKKIYGLEVLQIPTNRINQRQDSPDVVYKSVQSKFRAVVEEIVERHAKNQPVLVGTVSIENSELLSEMLKRKGIKHQVLNAKYHAEEAEIIARAGQPGTVTIATNMAGRGTDIILGEGVAEVGGLHIIGTERHESRRIDNQLRGRAGRQGDPGSTQFYLSLGDELMKRFGADNVMNMMEKLGFEEDQPIESRMITRAVESAQRRVEGSNFDMRKIVLQYDDVMNKQREIIYKQRREVLESDNIREVVLQMIKPCVERVVEVHCNDDIPENWELEEVANYVNNNFLVETTHVTKEELEEKEKEEMVNYLFERVELYYLQREKEIGEETIREFEKVVVLRAVDRKWMDHIDAMEQLRQGIHLRAYGGTDPLREYQFEGFEMFNQMVADIQEEVAGYVMRAQIQSQSQQERQAVVDTSKVSTNSSETAEKRPSREERRRRRK; encoded by the coding sequence ACGCTTGAGCAGCTGCTGCCGGAAGCTTTCGCAACGGTTCGCGAAGCATCCAAACGCCAGCTGGGCATGCGTCATTTTGACGTTCAGCTGATCGGCGGTATCGCTCTGCACGAAGGCAGAATCGCCGAGATGAAAACTGGTGAAGGTAAAACGCTGGTAGGTACGTTGCCAGTATACCTGAATGCACTGGAAGCCAAAGGTGCGCACGTCGTAACTGTCAATGACTATTTGGCACAGCGTGATAGTCTGCAAATGGGTCGTATCTACAACTACCTCGGCATGACGGTCGGTATCAACCTGAGCGGCATGAAGCATGAGGAAAAACAAGCAGCTTACGCTTGCGATATTACGTACGGTACGAATAACGAATTCGGTTTTGACTACCTGCGTGACAACATGGTTCTGTACAAAGAGCAGATGGTACAGCGTCCGCTGCACTTCTGTATCATTGATGAGATCGACTCGATTCTGATCGACGAAGCACGTACGCCGCTGATCATCTCGGGTCAAGCACAAAAATCGACTGAGCTGTATTTTGCAGCGGATCGTTTTGTGAAAAGTCTAAAAGCGGAAGATGACTACACTGTAGACATCAAGGTAAAATCCGTAGCACTGACAGAAGCAGGGGTAGAAAAAGCCGAGAACTTCTTCGGCGTCGAAAACCTGTATGACAACAAAAACGTAACGATCAACCATCACGTGGTACAGGCGCTGAAAGCGAATGTGATTATGCACCGTGACGTCGACTATGTCGAGTCCGAAGGTGAAGTATTGATCGTTGATGAATTTACTGGTCGTCTGATGGCAGGTCGTCGTTACAGCGATGGTTTGCACCAAGCGATTGAAGCAAAAGAAAACCTCAAAGTACAAAACGAAAGTATGACGCTGGCAACGATTACGTTCCAGAACTACTTCCGTATGTACCGTAAGCTTGCCGGTATGACCGGTACAGCCAAAACAGAGGAAGAAGAATTCAAAAAAATCTACGGTCTGGAAGTACTACAAATTCCAACAAACCGTATCAACCAACGTCAGGATTCTCCAGACGTTGTGTATAAGAGCGTACAAAGCAAGTTCCGTGCGGTTGTTGAAGAAATCGTAGAACGCCATGCCAAAAACCAGCCGGTGCTGGTCGGTACGGTATCGATTGAAAACTCCGAGCTGCTGTCGGAAATGCTGAAACGCAAAGGCATCAAGCACCAAGTACTGAACGCGAAATACCATGCAGAGGAAGCAGAAATCATTGCACGTGCCGGTCAACCGGGAACGGTAACGATTGCGACCAACATGGCGGGTCGCGGTACCGATATTATTCTGGGTGAAGGCGTAGCTGAAGTGGGCGGTCTGCACATTATCGGTACGGAGCGTCACGAATCTCGCCGGATTGATAACCAGCTGCGTGGTCGTGCTGGTCGTCAGGGTGACCCAGGTTCGACTCAGTTCTATCTGTCCCTCGGCGATGAGCTGATGAAGCGCTTTGGCGCGGACAACGTGATGAACATGATGGAGAAGCTTGGCTTTGAGGAAGATCAGCCGATTGAGAGCCGCATGATTACACGTGCTGTGGAATCTGCACAGCGTCGCGTTGAAGGTAGTAACTTTGATATGCGTAAAATCGTCCTGCAATATGACGATGTAATGAATAAACAGCGTGAGATCATTTACAAACAGCGCCGTGAAGTGCTGGAGTCCGACAACATTCGTGAAGTCGTGCTGCAAATGATCAAGCCTTGTGTAGAGCGCGTTGTTGAGGTTCACTGTAACGATGACATTCCAGAGAACTGGGAACTGGAAGAAGTTGCGAACTACGTGAACAATAACTTCCTCGTAGAAACAACTCATGTGACCAAGGAAGAACTGGAAGAGAAAGAAAAAGAAGAGATGGTTAACTATCTGTTCGAGCGTGTAGAGCTGTACTATCTGCAACGCGAAAAAGAAATTGGCGAAGAAACCATTCGCGAATTCGAGAAAGTGGTTGTTCTGCGTGCGGTTGACCGCAAATGGATGGATCACATCGATGCGATGGAACAACTGCGTCAAGGTATCCACTTGCGCGCTTACGGTGGTACCGATCCACTGCGTGAGTACCAATTCGAAGGCTTTGAAATGTTCAATCAGATGGTCGCTGACATTCAGGAAGAAGTTGCTGGTTATGTGATGAGAGCGCAAATTCAAAGTCAAAGCCAGCAAGAGCGTCAGGCTGTTGTAGACACAAGCAAAGTCAGCACGAACAGCTCCGAAACAGCGGAGAAACGTCCTTCCCGTGAAGAACGCCGCCGCAGACGCAAATAA